A genomic window from Quercus lobata isolate SW786 chromosome 10, ValleyOak3.0 Primary Assembly, whole genome shotgun sequence includes:
- the LOC115964958 gene encoding uncharacterized protein LOC115964958 codes for MGEDPMKRNQSLYYQYHQVRGHTTEDCKTLWSHLKQLVKIGKLKQFLYQPNRHSSQAGLGAQRDASIRPSLGIVKVILVTLERTSSQPSRVLSIAQPFIEDLPPNSKRSRVEVRLDLSFSDEDKVGTLQPNDDVLVVTLRIGEYDVKRVLVDQGSSAEIMYLDLFRGLKLRPEDLTYYDSPLIGFDGKIVFRKDQIRLPIQARSEVMEVNSIVVDAYSPYTTIVARPWLRALGAVSSTLHLKVKYPSGDQVEELVKSQSMTRQCLVAAIRHQAGGEPSRFAKQDL; via the coding sequence atgggaGAAGACCCTATGAAGCGCAACCAAAGTCTTTACTACCAGTACCACCAAGTGCGAGGGCACACCACTGAAGATTGCAAGACATTGTGGAGTCATTTGAAGCAGTTGGTTAAAATTGGGAAGTTAAAGCAATTCCTATATCAGCCCAATAGGCATAGTAGTCAGGCAGGGTTGGGGGCTCAGAGAGACGCTTCTATAAGACCATCTTTAGGTATAGTTAAAGTCATTCTTGTTACTCTAGAGAGAACTAGTTCTCAGCCATCAAGGGTGCTATCAATAGCTCAGCCATTTATTGAAGACTTACCCCCTAATTCGAAGAGGAGTAGAGTGGAGGTCCGACTAGATTTGAGCTTCTCCGATGAGGACAAAGTTGGAACCTTGCAGCCAAACGATGATGTCCTGGTGGTTACTCTCAGGATAGGAGagtatgatgtgaagagggtgCTGGTAGATCAGGGCAGCAGTGCAGAGATCATGTATCTTGACCTATTTAGGGGACTGAAGCTGAGGCCCGAGGATCTAACCTACTATGACTCCCCTCTGATAGGGTTTGATGGGAAGATTGTTTTCCGGAAGGACCAAATTAGACTGCCTATTCAGGCAAGGTCAGAAGTCATGGAAGTGAATTCCATCGTAGTAGATGCCTACTCTCCCTATACTACTATTGTGGCAAGACCTTGGCTTCGTGCCCTGGGAGCCGTGTCTTCCACCCTTCACTTgaaagtgaagtacccatcAGGGGACCAAGTCGAGGAGCTGGTCAAAAGCCAGTCTATGACTAGACAATGTTTGGTGGCTGCAATTAGACATCAGGCTGGAGGCGAACCCTCGAGATTTGCCAAGCAGGATTTATAG